One genomic window of Parasteatoda tepidariorum isolate YZ-2023 chromosome 9, CAS_Ptep_4.0, whole genome shotgun sequence includes the following:
- the LOC107436176 gene encoding uncharacterized protein isoform X2, translated as MLILKASRDSQNVSPPDPETETTESEITPKTDVCIETAKNSTVIQTTTPVDTPIIPDEPTLVEAADNIDKPISTTIPETDSTTSKSNKKKKKRKKCSVNTESKTESEPLHPEKKDRLHTYRGRFLTRFNYNCSHRRDSSGK; from the coding sequence ATGCTGATTTTAAAAGCATCTAGAGACTCCCAAAATGTCTCACCTCCTGACCCTGAAACGGAGACAACAGAGTCTGAAATAACCCCAAAAACAGATGTCTGCATAGAGACGGCAAAGAACTCAACAGTTATCCAGACAACAACTCCAGTTGATACTCCAATAATCCCAGATGAGCCAACCCTAGTGGAAGCTGCTGATAACATCGATAAGCCAATCTCTACTACCATCCCAGAGACTGACTCCACCACTTCAAAATCCaacaagaagaagaagaaaagaaagaagtgCAGTGTCAACACAGAATCTAAAACAGAGAGCGAGCCCCTTCACCCGGAAAAAAAAGATCGCCTCCACACCTACAGAGGAAGATTCCTCACCCGATTCAACTACAACTGCAGCCATCGTCGAGACTCCAGTGGAAAATAA